The Opitutaceae bacterium nucleotide sequence CGGGGATGGGTTTCTCGTGTAGGAGAGGCTTTATGCCTCGATCCGATGGTTGATCGAGGCGTAAAGCCTCTCCTACAGATTTGGTTGTGGATGGGCATGGGTTCTGGCGGATCGAGGCGTAAAGCCCCGCCTACAGATTTGGCTGTGGATGGGCAGGGGTTCTGGCGGATCGAGGCGTAAAGCCCCTCCTACAGATTTGGCTGTGGATGGGCATGGGTTCTGGCGTCGTTCTGCCATCTTCGCGGGCTCGGCTCGCTTTAGGATTGAGCCGGACCGTGGGGCGACCATGGTTTCGGTGATATGAAGCTTCAGATCTACCAGCTGCTCCACGTTTTCAGCGTCCTCCTGTTGACCGGATTGACCTTCTTTGCCTTTGCGTCTCCCCGGCCGGAGCAGAAGCGGTTGATGATGATCATGACCGGAATCCTCAGCCTGATCATTCTGGTGTCGGGCTTCGGAATGATCTCCGTTGTCTACCAGAATCACTTTCTCGGCTGGATGATCGTCAAGATGGTCTGCTGGCTTGGACTGGCCGCACTCGGGGGCATGGTCTACCGCCGTCCGCAGAAGGCTCCGCTCTTTCTCGGGATCACCACCGTGCTGATCCTGATCGCGGTCGTGATGGTCTATTTCAAGCCGTTCTGAGCGACTGCATGGTTCCGGCATAGGTAGGATTGAACTACCAAGGTGACGAAGGTGACAAAGGTCGAGAATCCGAGATTTCGCATAAGTCTGTTCCGAATTCCTTATTCGCCTTCGGCACCTTGGTAGTTCTGCTCAACCCAGAGCTCGCATTTCATCCGACCAGGAGTCCGTCGGTGCTCATGGTCTTGAGCATGCTGGTGAGGAAGGGG carries:
- a CDS encoding SirB2 family protein, which encodes MKLQIYQLLHVFSVLLLTGLTFFAFASPRPEQKRLMMIMTGILSLIILVSGFGMISVVYQNHFLGWMIVKMVCWLGLAALGGMVYRRPQKAPLFLGITTVLILIAVVMVYFKPF